The Lysobacter gummosus sequence GTGGCGCCGTCCAGCGCCGAGCTGGCGGCGGCGATGATCGCCGAGCTGCCCGACGACGTGCAGCGGGTGATCGAACTCGGCGGCGGCACCGGCGCCATCACCCGCGCCTTGCTCGACGCCGGCGTGCGCGACGAAGACCTGCTGGTGCTGGAGCTCAACGAAGAACTGCATGCGCATTTGCACATGCGTTTCCCGCGCGTGCCGGTGCTGCTGGGCGATGCGCGGCTGCTGCCGAAGCTCGCGCGCGAGCAGGGCTATCTGGACGCCGGCAAGGCCGATGCGATCGTCTCCGGCCTGGGCCTGTTGACGATGCCGCATCCCTTGCAGCGCGACATCCTCGGCGCG is a genomic window containing:
- a CDS encoding class I SAM-dependent methyltransferase; its protein translation is MKSHRKPGTWTFFRQWLKNPLRVAAVAPSSAELAAAMIAELPDDVQRVIELGGGTGAITRALLDAGVRDEDLLVLELNEELHAHLHMRFPRVPVLLGDARLLPKLAREQGYLDAGKADAIVSGLGLLTMPHPLQRDILGAAFECLREDGVFVQFTYGPAAPVADAVARSLRLQVRRGDFVLRNVPPATVYVYTRVRR